The DNA sequence ATACTTCGAGACTTTGTGGTGAGATGCTTTCCGAGTCCATCCTGCAGCACCTGGAGTTtctcttttgcttttattttctgtctactccaTTCGGACAGTagtttagtattttgtatattctactagtagctcatacacttgtaacaccGTGTCTTGGAAATTTTTGCTAGTAGACACTCTATGATTTTTTGAGTAATTGTTTCGCCACACTTGTTCTTATAATTGtttacactttattttattaaatttctcacctcttgcttatttaataattaagaatcgactatttctaaaatattaaaagaatagttacatggctagttcatcgctggcttgcctagcgacgacGTTGGGCTTTATCCCGACCTATGGaaaaaattgggccgtgacatatGTCATATTATATCAACATCTAATGAAGTCGATATCTGAATACATGATTATCTTTAACTTTTTTGACTATCTTTATGTAAGCATAAAATATTTGTTCTCTGTAATTAGCTTATGGACCTTTAAGCTGCTTTCAAAAGATAAGTTTCTAAATTGTTTAAATATCTGCCTAACATCCCCAAAATTATATAAACGCATAAAAAGCTGATGATACATtagataataaaaaaaatactcaCTCCCACTAAACTTATGGTATACACAATAGTTGACAAGATTTATCTCGAAACCAAATGAGACAATAACTTGATGAAATTAGTAATACTATTATTGAGACACTTTCTTAAGTCCATAGATGATTTTCTTTTTTGAGATTTAATATTGAGGTAGTAGAGTTTTTTCTTGAACTAATCTCTCGTGCCATAAGGAAGCTGACTATTGGATGATTAACTTACCCTTATTACTATTTATGTTAACATGCAAGGTTCATTAAACGAAATAATTATATCAAGTAAGTATAGATTATTGTAACCTAATAAAGAACTGGGACCAACTAATTTTGAATTATGAAAGAgactatttttttttcatttccaaataaagaaaaataaccaAACTTGTAATACAAAAACAGAAATCAAATCTCATAAAAATGGTGCAATACAAGTCTCGTTCAAATTCAAATATAATCGGTTCTTAACAATAATCTAAAAGTTCCAATTGCTTCGACTTTCACCGACTTTCTGTCACCATCGTAAATGTATCTTTCACCACCATTAGGCTTTCGATAATTCAGGCAACTTTGCATAGACAAAATAATTTGAGTTATTATATCGAAATCTCTCCACCATCAGTGTCTTGGTACCGAAGTCAAATTAACCTTAGAACAAACAAAATTAAGAGGTGTACCTTTCTTTGCACGTCATGTATGATAGTTGGTACAATCCTTCTTATGACCTGCAGCTTTACAAAAGAAACAACCATCTATAGTTGGTTCCTgatgttgttttttttttttttgtgttgttGTATCTACAACTTCCTTATTATTTATATTCTTGTCCTTCCTTTTGTCCTCAGGCATAGAGGCTACGTGGGCACTttctatattttctttcttcaatCTATTATGTTCCTGAATACAATGTGAGATGAGCTCATTTAGAGATCAAGTCTCTTTTTGACAATTATAGCTCACCTTCAGCTAGCTAAAATGTGGTGGAAGGGATATCAAAACCAAATGCACTAGCAAGTCCTCAGAGAGGTCCAACTTAAGTGCTTTCAACTTAGAAGCAAGATCAGACATTTTCATGATGTACTCCATGATGTTACCTTTGCCTTGATACCTCATTAAAATCAGACGTGTCAAGAGTGTACCAATCTCAGCCTTTTCACTCTTGACAAATACTTTTTCAATTTCAGCCATAAATTCTTTAGCCGTCTTAACCTTGTTAGATATAGTGCCCCTAAATATTTCTGGAATGGCTTTCTTCATGATCATCATACACATGCGATTTGATCTCTCCCACCTTTTCATCTCCATGTAATGAGCCGACTAGTtcttttgagcatttgtattccATCCAGCTATTTGAAGTTTTGAGAAGCatcgtataatgtattatgacttgtgtgaatcgtcagttttggtttccaggttattcggaattgatttggaagaatgaatttcatgattgaagcttcaaagttggaagagttgaccaagtttgactttttagtatttgaccttggatttgagttttgatggttccattaggttcggatggtaattttggactcaggcgtatgcccggattcgcatttgaatatttctagaaggttttgataCTAATTgataaaagttggaaatttgaaggtttggaaagttcatgaGTTTGAacgggagttgactttaatgatatcgggatcagattgtggttccggggatttgaatagctccgttatatcatttgagacttgtatgcaaaatttgagtccattctgagttgatttgatatgtttcagcgcgagttttggaagttgaaagttcaagttcatttaagttcgatttgaggtgtgatttgtcatTTTCGCGAtcttatgcgtgatttgaggcctcgattaggtctgtactgtgttatggaactt is a window from the Nicotiana tomentosiformis chromosome 10, ASM39032v3, whole genome shotgun sequence genome containing:
- the LOC104105244 gene encoding uncharacterized protein; this encodes MEMKRWERSNRMCMMIMKKAIPEIFRGTISNKVKTAKEFMAEIEKVFVKSEKAEIGTLLTRLILMRYQGKGNIMEYIMKMSDLASKLKALKLDLSEDLLVHLVLISLPPHFS